In Symphalangus syndactylus isolate Jambi chromosome 6, NHGRI_mSymSyn1-v2.1_pri, whole genome shotgun sequence, a genomic segment contains:
- the LOC129483973 gene encoding tripartite motif-containing protein 49D-like isoform X1 has product MNSGIWQVFQREVTCPICMNYFIDPVTMGCGHSFCRPCFYLHWEDIPILTQCFECIKSTQQRNLKTNIRLKKMASFARKASLWLFLSSEEQMCGTHRETKKMFCEVDKSLLCSLCSSSQEHRDHRHCPVEWAAEEHRVKLLQKMQSLWGKARENQRNQNVETTRISHWKEYVKLRLEAIRAEYQKMPAFHHEEEKQNLEMLKKKGRDIFHQLHLSKAKMAHRREILREMYEELKEMCHKPDVELLQAFGDILYRSECVLLHMPQPLNLELRAGPITGLRNRLNQIRVDITLHHNEANSHIFRCGHLRSICIGCDHQNAPHITATPTSFLAWGAQSFTSGKYYWEAHVGDSWNWAFGVCNKYGQGKNQNGNIYGEEGLFSLGCVKNDIQCSLFTTSTITLQYVSRPTSHIGLFLDCEARTVSFVDVNQSSPIYTIPNCSFSPPLRPVFCCIHL; this is encoded by the exons ATGAATTCAGGAATCTGGCAAGTCTTCCAGAGGGAAGTCACCTGCCCCATCTGCATGAACTACTTCATAGACCCGGTCACCatgggctgtgggcacagcttttgcAGGCCCTGTTTCTACCTCCACTGGGAAGACATCCCAATTCTTACTCAGTGCTTTGAATGCATAAAGTCAACACAGCAGAGAAACCTCAAAACTAACATTCGTTTGAAGAAGATGGCTTCCTTTGCTAGAAAAGCCAGTCTCTGGCTATTCCTGAGCTCTGAGGAGCAAATGTGTGGCACTCACAGGGAGACAAAGAAGATGTTCTGTGAAGTGGACAAGAGCCTGCTCTGttcactgtgctccagctctcAGGAGCACCGGGATCACAGACACTGTCCCGTTGAGTGGGCTGCTGAGGAACACCGG GTGAAACTTTTACAGAAAATGCAGTCTTTATGGGGAAAAGCTCGTGAAAATCAGAGAAACCAGAACGTGGAAACCACCAGAATCAGCCACTGGAAG GAGTATGTGAAATTAAGGCTAGAAGCTATTAGAGCTGAGTATCAGAAGATGCCTGCATTTcatcatgaagaagaaaaacagaatttggagATGCTGAAAAAGAAGGGGAGAGATATTTTTCATCAACTTCATTTAAGTAAAGCCAAAATGGCTCATAGGAGGGAGATTTTAAGGGAAATGTATGAGGAGCTGAAGGAAATGTGCCATAAACCAGATGTGGAGCTACTTCAG gcttTTGGAGACATATTATACAG GAGTGAGTGCGTGCTGCTGCACATGCCCCAGCCTCTGAATCTAGAGCTCAGGGCGGGGCCCATCACTGGACTGAGGAACAGGCTCAACCAAATCCGAG tggATATTACTCTGCATCATAATGAAGCCAACAGTCATATCTTTCGATGTGGACACTTGAGAAGCATTTGTATTGGATGTGACCATCAAAATGCCCCACATATCACTGCAACACCTACAAGTTTTCTTGCATGGGGTGCTCAGAGTTTCACCTCCGGCAAATACTACTGGGAGGCCCATGTGGGGGACTCTTGGAATTGGGCTTTTGGTGTCTGTAATAAGTATGGGCAAGGGAAGAATCAGAATGGCAATATATATGGAGAGGAGGGACTCTTTAGTCTTGGGTGTGTTAAGAACGACATTCAGTGCAGTCTCTTTACCACCTCCACAATTACACTGCAATATGTCTCAAGACCTACCAGCCACATAGGATTATTCCTGGATTGTGAAGCTAGAACTGTGAGCTTTGTTGATGTTAATCAAAGCTCCCCCATATACACCATCCCTAATTgctccttctcacctcctctcAGGCCTGTCTTTTGCTGTATTCACCTCTGA
- the LOC129483973 gene encoding E3 ubiquitin-protein ligase TRIM48-like isoform X2 — protein MNSGIWQVFQREVTCPICMNYFIDPVTMGCGHSFCRPCFYLHWEDIPILTQCFECIKSTQQRNLKTNIRLKKMASFARKASLWLFLSSEEQMCGTHRETKKMFCEVDKSLLCSLCSSSQEHRDHRHCPVEWAAEEHRVKLLQKMQSLWGKARENQRNQNVETTRISHWKAFGDILYRSECVLLHMPQPLNLELRAGPITGLRNRLNQIRVDITLHHNEANSHIFRCGHLRSICIGCDHQNAPHITATPTSFLAWGAQSFTSGKYYWEAHVGDSWNWAFGVCNKYGQGKNQNGNIYGEEGLFSLGCVKNDIQCSLFTTSTITLQYVSRPTSHIGLFLDCEARTVSFVDVNQSSPIYTIPNCSFSPPLRPVFCCIHL, from the exons ATGAATTCAGGAATCTGGCAAGTCTTCCAGAGGGAAGTCACCTGCCCCATCTGCATGAACTACTTCATAGACCCGGTCACCatgggctgtgggcacagcttttgcAGGCCCTGTTTCTACCTCCACTGGGAAGACATCCCAATTCTTACTCAGTGCTTTGAATGCATAAAGTCAACACAGCAGAGAAACCTCAAAACTAACATTCGTTTGAAGAAGATGGCTTCCTTTGCTAGAAAAGCCAGTCTCTGGCTATTCCTGAGCTCTGAGGAGCAAATGTGTGGCACTCACAGGGAGACAAAGAAGATGTTCTGTGAAGTGGACAAGAGCCTGCTCTGttcactgtgctccagctctcAGGAGCACCGGGATCACAGACACTGTCCCGTTGAGTGGGCTGCTGAGGAACACCGG GTGAAACTTTTACAGAAAATGCAGTCTTTATGGGGAAAAGCTCGTGAAAATCAGAGAAACCAGAACGTGGAAACCACCAGAATCAGCCACTGGAAG gcttTTGGAGACATATTATACAG GAGTGAGTGCGTGCTGCTGCACATGCCCCAGCCTCTGAATCTAGAGCTCAGGGCGGGGCCCATCACTGGACTGAGGAACAGGCTCAACCAAATCCGAG tggATATTACTCTGCATCATAATGAAGCCAACAGTCATATCTTTCGATGTGGACACTTGAGAAGCATTTGTATTGGATGTGACCATCAAAATGCCCCACATATCACTGCAACACCTACAAGTTTTCTTGCATGGGGTGCTCAGAGTTTCACCTCCGGCAAATACTACTGGGAGGCCCATGTGGGGGACTCTTGGAATTGGGCTTTTGGTGTCTGTAATAAGTATGGGCAAGGGAAGAATCAGAATGGCAATATATATGGAGAGGAGGGACTCTTTAGTCTTGGGTGTGTTAAGAACGACATTCAGTGCAGTCTCTTTACCACCTCCACAATTACACTGCAATATGTCTCAAGACCTACCAGCCACATAGGATTATTCCTGGATTGTGAAGCTAGAACTGTGAGCTTTGTTGATGTTAATCAAAGCTCCCCCATATACACCATCCCTAATTgctccttctcacctcctctcAGGCCTGTCTTTTGCTGTATTCACCTCTGA